In Bacteroidales bacterium, the following proteins share a genomic window:
- a CDS encoding aldo/keto reductase, with protein MDKSAFNRRTFLKTSLLGTAGTLFGNRLMSGGKDQSLQLAGKTGKQVRRKLGNTGIELPVVSFGVMRADNPNLVKAAMDAGVEHFDTAYKYQNGNNEKMLGEVLKDYPRDSFTIATKVPEPGKEKDEETGELVPGFSKKYFMETLDTSLKRLQMDYVDILYLHSLSMRETVLYEPILDALQTAKKQGKAKHIGLTTHSNEDEVIKAATDSGVYEVVLTAINFKQSHREKVLQRIEEASKAGLGIIAMKTMAGGKIGKGKNQKMKFQAALKWALNNPHIHTSIPGITAFEELQENMAVMDDLNLNNEEKDFLLYASSLEGLYCDGCKQCTEKCRKGLPIPDMMRAYMYAHGYKETLKAKEELSEIGISENPCKDCSDCTVNCPKGFDVPGKIADISRITHVPDDLLV; from the coding sequence ATGGATAAGAGTGCTTTTAACAGACGAACGTTCCTGAAAACATCCCTTCTGGGAACGGCAGGTACCCTTTTCGGTAATCGTTTAATGAGTGGCGGTAAAGATCAGTCCCTGCAATTGGCAGGGAAGACGGGTAAACAGGTGCGGAGAAAACTCGGCAATACGGGAATAGAGTTGCCTGTGGTAAGTTTCGGTGTGATGCGTGCAGACAATCCGAATCTTGTGAAAGCTGCAATGGATGCAGGGGTTGAACATTTTGACACAGCCTATAAATATCAAAACGGCAACAATGAGAAGATGCTGGGAGAGGTTTTAAAGGATTATCCCCGTGATTCATTTACAATTGCCACCAAGGTTCCTGAACCCGGGAAGGAGAAAGATGAGGAGACCGGCGAGCTGGTTCCGGGCTTTTCAAAAAAATACTTTATGGAAACGTTGGATACCAGTTTGAAAAGGCTGCAAATGGATTACGTGGATATTCTTTATTTACATTCCCTCTCCATGCGGGAAACCGTTCTATATGAACCCATTTTGGATGCTCTGCAAACTGCAAAAAAACAGGGTAAAGCCAAACATATAGGTTTAACTACCCACAGTAATGAAGACGAGGTAATTAAGGCTGCTACGGATAGCGGTGTGTACGAGGTTGTGCTTACTGCAATTAATTTCAAACAAAGCCACAGAGAAAAGGTTCTTCAAAGGATTGAAGAAGCCTCCAAAGCCGGTTTGGGTATAATTGCCATGAAAACCATGGCAGGCGGAAAAATAGGAAAAGGTAAGAATCAAAAGATGAAGTTTCAGGCAGCCCTTAAATGGGCACTCAATAATCCCCATATTCATACTTCCATCCCTGGTATTACTGCTTTTGAGGAACTTCAGGAAAATATGGCGGTAATGGATGATTTGAATCTTAACAATGAAGAAAAAGATTTTCTGCTTTATGCTTCATCTCTGGAAGGGCTCTATTGTGACGGATGCAAGCAGTGTACGGAAAAATGCCGGAAAGGCCTTCCCATTCCCGATATGATGCGTGCATATATGTATGCTCATGGGTACAAGGAAACACTGAAGGCCAAAGAGGAACTTTCCGAAATCGGGATCAGCGAAAATCCCTGTAAGGATTGCAGCGATTGTACTGTGAATTGTCCAAAGGGATTCGATGTTCCCGGAAAAATAGCAGACATATCCAGAATAACCCACGTGCCTGATGACCTGTTGGTATAA
- a CDS encoding acetylxylan esterase, whose protein sequence is MKITWDDRESWEKRAEMIKSGIIKGMKLDRMPDIEGHFNARITNTRVFDGYIVENIVIESFPGFYITGNLYRPEDGEGKQAGILSPHGHWQEEGNYGRYRPAMQKRCATLARMGSVVFAYDMVGYGDNDQVSHDIPVAMLLQTWNSQRVLEYLLSRSDVDNNRIGMTGASGGGTQTFLLTAIDERIDVSVPAVMDYLEQFMELEEFRN, encoded by the coding sequence TTGAAAATAACTTGGGATGACAGGGAATCCTGGGAAAAACGCGCAGAAATGATCAAAAGCGGAATTATTAAGGGAATGAAGCTGGATCGAATGCCTGATATTGAAGGGCATTTTAATGCAAGAATTACGAATACCCGGGTATTTGATGGCTATATTGTGGAAAATATTGTAATCGAAAGCTTTCCCGGGTTTTATATTACCGGTAATTTATACAGGCCGGAGGACGGGGAAGGGAAGCAAGCTGGCATTCTAAGCCCTCATGGGCATTGGCAGGAAGAGGGCAATTACGGACGTTATCGTCCGGCCATGCAAAAACGATGTGCCACACTGGCCAGGATGGGTTCAGTGGTATTTGCCTATGATATGGTGGGCTACGGAGACAATGATCAGGTGTCTCATGATATTCCTGTAGCAATGCTTCTTCAGACCTGGAACAGCCAACGGGTCTTAGAGTATTTATTATCCAGGTCCGATGTGGATAATAACAGGATCGGAATGACGGGGGCTTCCGGCGGGGGAACACAAACCTTTCTTTTAACAGCCATTGATGAACGGATAGATGTTTCTGTGCCGGCTGTTATGGATTATCTGGAGCAGTTTATGGAGCTGGAGGAATTTCGGAATTGA
- a CDS encoding Gfo/Idh/MocA family oxidoreductase gives MKNSISRRDFLQKSLVGTAGLFALPMMSSFRYSPNDTIRLGVIGLGRQGTGLMRNFMQMNGVKVVAVSDVYGIKRKRAEKILRDYYFKKGENTDITTYEHYKDVLARKDIDAVVIATPDHWHALITIDACKAGKDIYLEKPLTFTIKEGKEVVRAVRNHRRILAVGSQQRSDPNFQHAVKMVHKGAIGKLEKVSANVGPFPDPYNLPLKPVPRDLNWELWMGPNPYVHYNPQLAPPISLDPPQNESYWAKWRYFKETGGGFITDWGAHNFDIGQWGIAKGGPVEIIPPGYNGTEHLTYVYDNGVEMVNEEWQEGKGVKFWGSDGWIEVDRSGYNASDNELMPSAEEEKEGDVPYEMGLSHLGNFIHALRNRKDPIVPVEIGHRSCTTCLLGLIANRVGRPVKWDPTTMYFVDDPEAEKHYHRDYRDGYRL, from the coding sequence ATGAAAAACAGTATTTCACGACGCGATTTCTTACAAAAATCTCTTGTTGGAACTGCCGGATTGTTTGCACTTCCAATGATGAGCAGTTTCAGGTATTCCCCAAACGACACCATTCGCCTCGGAGTAATAGGTCTTGGCCGACAGGGAACTGGTCTGATGCGTAATTTCATGCAGATGAATGGAGTGAAAGTTGTTGCCGTATCCGATGTATATGGCATCAAACGAAAGCGGGCTGAAAAAATCCTGAGAGATTATTATTTCAAAAAGGGAGAAAATACGGATATTACCACTTATGAGCATTACAAGGATGTTCTGGCCCGTAAGGATATTGATGCCGTAGTAATTGCCACGCCTGATCACTGGCATGCATTGATCACAATTGATGCTTGTAAGGCCGGGAAAGACATTTATCTGGAGAAGCCTTTGACTTTCACCATTAAGGAAGGTAAAGAAGTTGTGCGCGCAGTACGGAACCATCGAAGGATATTGGCAGTAGGTAGCCAGCAGCGTTCAGATCCGAATTTTCAGCATGCTGTAAAAATGGTTCACAAAGGCGCCATTGGGAAACTGGAAAAGGTAAGCGCCAACGTGGGACCTTTTCCCGATCCGTATAATTTACCCTTAAAGCCGGTGCCACGTGATTTAAACTGGGAACTTTGGATGGGACCCAACCCTTATGTTCATTACAATCCCCAACTCGCCCCGCCCATATCTCTTGATCCGCCCCAAAACGAAAGCTATTGGGCTAAATGGCGATACTTCAAGGAAACAGGCGGCGGCTTTATAACCGACTGGGGTGCCCATAACTTCGATATCGGCCAGTGGGGGATCGCTAAAGGTGGTCCGGTTGAAATCATTCCCCCGGGATACAACGGAACGGAGCACCTGACCTATGTGTATGACAATGGCGTAGAAATGGTCAATGAGGAATGGCAGGAAGGAAAGGGTGTAAAATTCTGGGGTTCCGACGGATGGATCGAAGTGGACCGTTCGGGATACAATGCATCAGACAATGAATTGATGCCCTCAGCAGAGGAAGAAAAAGAAGGAGATGTACCCTATGAAATGGGACTTTCTCACCTCGGGAATTTCATACACGCTTTAAGAAACCGGAAGGATCCCATCGTTCCGGTAGAGATCGGACATCGATCCTGTACAACATGCCTGTTGGGTCTTATAGCAAACAGGGTGGGAAGACCTGTTAAATGGGATCCAACGACCATGTATTTTGTGGATGACCCGGAAGCTGAAAAACATTATCACAGGGATTACCGGGACGGGTACAGGCTCTGA
- a CDS encoding ThuA domain-containing protein has translation MKNNSFSRRKFIKTVAAAGAGTLVMKNSLFANPSVIKREPTLKGKKVLWVYGGWEGHDPKKCTDLFVPLMREEGAEVTVSDTLDSYLDEELMSSVDLIVQIMTMSDITGDQENMLLKTIKNGTGLAGWHGGLGDAFRTRVEYQFMVGGQWVAHPGGVIDYRVNITDHEDPISKGLQDFDMHSEQYYMHLDPNVKVLATTTYTGEHASWIDGCVMPVVWKKYYGKGRVFYSTLGHVVDDFDVPEALEIQKRGFRWAAESKYMDFEKWITPVYG, from the coding sequence ATGAAAAATAATTCCTTTTCCCGCAGAAAATTTATTAAAACAGTGGCTGCAGCAGGTGCCGGAACACTTGTTATGAAAAATTCATTATTTGCCAATCCCTCAGTGATCAAAAGGGAACCCACGCTTAAAGGGAAAAAAGTGTTATGGGTATACGGCGGATGGGAAGGACACGATCCCAAAAAATGCACCGACCTTTTTGTACCCTTGATGCGCGAAGAGGGAGCTGAAGTGACGGTTTCCGATACCCTGGACAGCTACCTTGATGAGGAGCTCATGTCCTCGGTCGACCTGATCGTACAGATCATGACCATGAGCGATATCACCGGGGACCAGGAAAATATGTTGCTGAAAACCATAAAAAACGGAACCGGTCTGGCAGGTTGGCACGGTGGCCTTGGTGATGCCTTTAGAACCCGTGTGGAATATCAGTTTATGGTAGGTGGCCAGTGGGTCGCCCATCCGGGTGGCGTAATTGATTACAGGGTCAACATTACAGACCATGAAGATCCGATATCCAAAGGATTGCAGGATTTCGACATGCATTCAGAGCAGTATTACATGCATTTAGACCCCAACGTCAAGGTACTGGCAACCACAACCTATACCGGCGAACATGCTTCATGGATAGACGGATGCGTGATGCCGGTAGTCTGGAAAAAGTATTATGGCAAGGGCAGAGTATTTTATTCTACATTGGGACATGTGGTTGACGATTTTGATGTGCCTGAGGCCCTGGAAATTCAAAAGCGGGGTTTCAGATGGGCTGCAGAAAGCAAATACATGGATTTTGAAAAATGGATCACGCCGGTTTACGGATAA
- a CDS encoding transposase — translation MHIHSEVYLHAILVVDKQSWKLPQERLSSQFQYVRQSFENLNSKVLAINGQADHVHILFKQDPSISLDELLKRVRLSSAWSLNNHLLPEKRFAWKNTYYAFTIGGEEIGEHKEYIECQEEIHLSLSTDEELQKLIEEYQLKYDGDKPEDLDEDAYN, via the coding sequence ATGCACATTCATTCTGAAGTTTACCTTCATGCCATATTGGTTGTGGATAAACAAAGCTGGAAACTACCACAGGAAAGGCTTTCTAGTCAATTCCAATATGTCAGGCAATCTTTTGAAAATCTTAATTCAAAAGTTCTGGCAATAAACGGCCAGGCAGATCATGTACATATCCTGTTCAAACAAGATCCCTCCATCAGTCTGGATGAATTGTTAAAGCGGGTACGTTTAAGTTCTGCATGGTCACTCAACAATCACCTTTTGCCCGAAAAACGGTTTGCCTGGAAAAATACTTATTATGCCTTCACCATTGGTGGAGAGGAAATCGGAGAACATAAGGAATATATAGAATGCCAGGAAGAGATACATCTTTCCCTTTCAACCGATGAAGAGCTTCAAAAACTCATCGAAGAATATCAACTGAAATACGACGGAGATAAACCGGAAGATCTTGATGAGGACGCTTATAATTAA
- a CDS encoding Gfo/Idh/MocA family oxidoreductase, translated as MENNISRRSFLQKSLVGTAGLLSLPLLSGFKSSPNDTIRLGFIGLGRQAMFLMNEFRAIDGVKIVAGADVYGIKRKRFEHRMRKYYYEQGMNSDITTYENYKDLLERKDIDAVVNATPDHWHALTTIDACNAGKDVYLEKPLTFTIKEGEKVIHAVRRNGRILAVGSQQRSDSNFRHAVRMVRKEAIGQLQKIDINIGDFPEPYDLPIEPVPADLNWELWLGPNPYVHYNHELAPPISLDPPKDESLWGAWRWYKETGGGHITDWGAHHFDIGQWAIGKGGPVKTIPPGYNGTEHLTYVYDNGVEMIKSGKGKGVRFQGSDGWIEVARGFIDASDKALLPSNKKEKEGDQPYEMSLSHRENFIYALRNRKDPVVPVETGHRTCTTCLLGLISYELGRPVEWDPHKQYFVNDPEAEKYYHREYRHGYRL; from the coding sequence ATGGAAAACAACATCTCACGACGCAGTTTTTTACAAAAATCACTTGTTGGAACAGCCGGATTGTTATCGCTCCCTTTGTTGAGCGGCTTTAAATCTTCTCCAAATGACACAATCCGTCTTGGGTTTATTGGCCTGGGCCGGCAGGCCATGTTCCTGATGAATGAATTCAGAGCAATAGATGGTGTGAAAATCGTAGCCGGTGCTGACGTATATGGTATCAAACGAAAACGTTTTGAGCACCGTATGAGAAAGTATTACTATGAACAGGGAATGAATTCGGATATCACTACGTATGAAAATTATAAAGATCTTCTTGAACGGAAGGATATCGATGCGGTGGTAAATGCTACCCCGGATCATTGGCATGCATTGACCACCATCGATGCCTGCAATGCGGGAAAAGATGTCTATTTGGAAAAACCACTGACCTTCACCATTAAAGAAGGAGAAAAAGTGATTCATGCCGTTCGCCGCAACGGCAGGATATTGGCTGTAGGAAGCCAGCAGCGGTCTGACTCTAATTTCCGGCATGCTGTCAGAATGGTAAGAAAAGAAGCCATCGGGCAACTGCAAAAGATCGATATCAATATAGGAGATTTTCCCGAACCTTATGATTTGCCGATTGAGCCAGTACCTGCGGACCTCAATTGGGAACTGTGGCTCGGGCCCAATCCCTATGTGCATTATAATCACGAACTGGCTCCGCCGATTTCACTGGATCCCCCTAAAGATGAATCGCTTTGGGGTGCCTGGCGGTGGTACAAAGAAACAGGCGGAGGTCATATAACTGACTGGGGTGCCCACCATTTCGACATCGGACAATGGGCCATCGGAAAAGGTGGACCTGTTAAGACCATCCCACCGGGTTATAATGGAACAGAACATCTAACATACGTTTATGACAATGGAGTTGAAATGATCAAATCCGGAAAAGGAAAAGGCGTGAGATTCCAGGGTTCAGACGGCTGGATAGAAGTCGCCCGTGGGTTTATAGATGCATCCGACAAGGCTCTGCTTCCTTCCAATAAAAAAGAAAAAGAAGGAGATCAGCCTTACGAAATGAGTTTGTCGCATCGGGAAAATTTCATCTATGCCCTAAGAAACCGCAAGGACCCTGTTGTTCCTGTTGAAACGGGCCACAGAACCTGTACAACATGTTTATTGGGACTCATATCCTATGAACTGGGAAGACCTGTCGAATGGGATCCGCATAAACAATACTTTGTAAACGATCCTGAAGCTGAAAAATATTATCACAGGGAATACAGGCATGGATACAGGCTTTGA
- a CDS encoding TonB-dependent receptor, translating to MKKYLVAVFILFSGISVHAQIKGKVYDAENNLPLEKVELTQSGKLITTTNSNGRFTLPQSAISDTITFRRLGYHNQRHHITDTDTLLLINMKTRDIELADVVIQGYHTPKEAFNSSGALDYISAKQLRSLSATSPVPVLNSIPGIYMHSGARNTNRITMRGIGSRSMYTTTKIKAYLNAIPITSGIGETNLEDLDLDMVDRITVMKGPSSTVYGAPLGGTILYRVGLPSTTGTSIRQEVTMGSFNMLKNSTRLTWKNEQTGLKLAYNKLIDKGFRENDNYKKDALTGIVRHQITENIDVTYLGRFHDLKAYIPSSINEETFRNNPGQAAKNWKSVNGNENYRKILNGLSFNMDLNENFHNETSVFFKHYNGKEIRPFNILDDQTLTAGGRTLFEWKGAWGQWQLTSQTGYEYFRESYNWQVYETLAEGNQGDLLNKNHQIRLQQNLFETVEAQYGNLGIHTGINLNRTSYSYQDLFEDEMDYSDQKDYEWVLSPRFSLTYKLSDRLIWFGSLSHGFSAPSYEETLNARGFVDGSIKPETGWNRETGIRGRYWNNRLFFKSSVYSIAVNDLLVTKRPAEDEFYKVNAGETLHNGIEAMSRIRWLQNSFITSTVNINYTHANYKFTDFTDEGSDYSGNYLPGVPKNKLSVELDADLPYGSYLEAHWLIADKMPMNDANTLSSEPYNRLNLKVGFRSSVASRWWIDVYGGINNMADNHYASMILINAPSYGGEAPRYYYPAAPRNYFAGISVRYSFD from the coding sequence ATGAAAAAATATTTAGTCGCGGTTTTCATATTGTTTTCAGGAATTTCCGTTCATGCGCAGATCAAAGGAAAAGTATATGATGCAGAAAACAATCTGCCACTGGAAAAGGTGGAGCTGACTCAAAGTGGAAAATTAATCACCACAACCAATTCGAACGGTCGGTTTACCCTGCCCCAATCTGCAATATCCGATACAATTACTTTCAGACGACTGGGGTACCATAACCAAAGGCACCATATTACCGATACAGATACCCTCCTTTTAATCAATATGAAAACGCGGGACATTGAATTGGCTGATGTGGTGATTCAGGGGTACCATACCCCAAAAGAAGCGTTTAACTCATCAGGAGCCCTTGATTATATCAGTGCCAAACAGTTAAGAAGCCTGTCAGCTACTTCCCCGGTTCCGGTCCTGAACAGTATACCGGGTATATATATGCATAGCGGAGCCCGAAATACCAACCGGATAACCATGCGGGGGATAGGGTCAAGAAGCATGTATACTACCACCAAGATCAAAGCCTATCTGAATGCCATTCCCATAACTTCAGGTATTGGAGAAACCAACCTTGAAGATCTTGATCTGGATATGGTTGACCGTATTACCGTAATGAAAGGCCCTTCTTCTACAGTTTATGGAGCTCCCTTAGGCGGTACCATCCTATACAGGGTTGGGCTGCCTTCAACCACAGGAACTTCAATAAGACAGGAAGTTACCATGGGATCCTTTAATATGCTGAAGAATTCAACCCGGTTAACCTGGAAAAATGAACAGACCGGTTTAAAACTGGCTTATAATAAGCTTATTGACAAAGGATTCAGAGAAAATGACAATTATAAGAAAGATGCCTTAACCGGCATTGTCAGGCATCAGATCACAGAAAATATTGATGTCACTTACCTGGGACGTTTTCATGACCTAAAAGCTTATATACCCAGCTCGATCAATGAGGAAACTTTCCGGAACAATCCCGGACAAGCAGCTAAAAACTGGAAATCGGTCAACGGAAACGAAAACTACCGTAAAATACTTAACGGATTATCATTCAACATGGATCTAAATGAAAATTTCCATAACGAAACCAGTGTATTTTTCAAACATTACAACGGTAAGGAAATCAGACCTTTTAACATACTCGATGACCAGACCCTGACAGCAGGTGGAAGAACATTATTTGAATGGAAAGGAGCCTGGGGTCAGTGGCAATTGACATCCCAAACCGGATATGAATATTTCCGGGAATCATACAACTGGCAGGTATACGAAACCCTGGCAGAAGGGAACCAGGGTGATCTGCTGAATAAAAACCACCAGATAAGGCTTCAGCAAAACCTCTTTGAAACGGTAGAAGCTCAATATGGTAACTTAGGAATCCACACCGGCATCAACCTCAATAGAACCAGCTATAGCTATCAGGATCTCTTTGAAGATGAGATGGACTATTCCGACCAAAAGGATTATGAATGGGTTCTATCTCCCCGTTTCTCGCTGACCTACAAGTTATCAGACAGATTAATCTGGTTTGGCTCTTTAAGCCATGGCTTTTCAGCACCCTCTTATGAAGAAACACTAAACGCCCGGGGATTTGTCGATGGAAGCATCAAGCCGGAAACCGGATGGAACCGGGAGACAGGCATAAGGGGAAGATACTGGAATAACAGATTATTTTTTAAATCATCAGTTTACTCCATTGCGGTGAATGACCTTTTAGTCACCAAACGACCGGCTGAAGATGAATTTTATAAGGTCAATGCGGGAGAAACGCTTCACAATGGCATAGAAGCCATGAGCAGAATCCGGTGGCTTCAGAACTCCTTTATCACCAGCACCGTAAACATAAACTACACCCATGCCAATTATAAATTTACAGACTTCACGGATGAAGGAAGTGATTACTCCGGCAATTACCTGCCAGGGGTGCCCAAAAATAAGTTATCCGTTGAACTTGATGCGGATTTGCCTTATGGGAGCTACCTTGAAGCCCATTGGCTCATCGCGGATAAAATGCCTATGAACGATGCCAACACCCTTTCTTCCGAACCTTATAACAGACTGAATCTAAAAGTGGGATTCAGGAGTTCAGTGGCTTCCCGTTGGTGGATCGATGTATATGGAGGAATAAACAATATGGCCGACAACCATTACGCCTCCATGATACTCATCAATGCCCCATCATACGGAGGAGAAGCGCCGCGATATTACTATCCGGCAGCGCCCAGAAATTATTTCGCAGGTATTTCCGTGCGTTATTCCTTTGATTAA
- a CDS encoding PQQ-dependent sugar dehydrogenase gives MNYLQSIGLATFILSLLMLSMPVNGQQQQPDQGIWVREGFKLEIVQNDIEKPRFLQFDDKGTLYVSLPEAGKIVSCKDQNGDGYYETVTDFVTGHSTAHGMDWKNGWLWFTETGAIFKARDTDGDGKADEKITVISEGKLPKGGGHWWRPVLIHNNRIYTEIGCSGNITDESDTERMKIWSFALDGTDKQLFASGLRNTEKLIIRPGTDEIWGMDHGSDWFGRVMEEKAPGENQPITNLNPPGEMNHYVKGGYYGHPFITGNKVPRYEYMDRDDIVELAEKTIPPEWNTGAHWAPNAMTFYTEEQFPESYKNDAFVAYHGSWNREERAGYCVTHVFFEDGHPWGEKKYVNFLGENRKLLGRPVDVVVAPNGSLFISDDWGNTIYRLSYTGE, from the coding sequence ATGAATTATTTACAATCCATAGGGCTAGCAACCTTTATCCTAAGTTTATTAATGCTGTCCATGCCTGTAAATGGTCAGCAACAACAACCCGATCAAGGAATATGGGTGCGGGAAGGTTTTAAACTGGAAATCGTACAGAACGATATAGAAAAACCGCGCTTCCTGCAGTTTGATGACAAAGGGACGTTATATGTCAGTCTTCCGGAGGCAGGAAAAATCGTATCCTGCAAAGATCAGAACGGTGATGGATATTATGAGACCGTCACTGATTTTGTTACCGGTCACTCCACAGCTCATGGCATGGACTGGAAAAATGGCTGGTTATGGTTCACTGAAACAGGAGCCATTTTCAAAGCACGGGATACCGATGGTGATGGCAAAGCCGATGAAAAAATAACAGTGATCTCCGAAGGAAAACTTCCCAAAGGAGGAGGACATTGGTGGAGACCGGTATTGATTCATAATAACCGGATATACACGGAGATTGGATGCAGCGGTAACATCACCGATGAGAGCGATACAGAACGAATGAAGATCTGGTCCTTCGCCCTGGATGGTACGGATAAACAACTCTTTGCCAGCGGTCTTCGCAATACGGAAAAATTAATTATACGTCCCGGCACTGATGAAATATGGGGGATGGACCACGGAAGCGATTGGTTTGGACGTGTTATGGAAGAAAAAGCTCCCGGAGAGAACCAGCCCATCACCAATTTGAATCCACCGGGTGAAATGAACCATTATGTAAAAGGGGGATACTATGGCCATCCTTTTATTACAGGCAATAAAGTACCCCGCTATGAATATATGGATCGGGATGATATTGTGGAATTGGCGGAAAAAACCATCCCGCCGGAATGGAACACAGGTGCACACTGGGCTCCCAATGCCATGACTTTCTATACGGAAGAACAATTCCCTGAATCCTATAAGAATGATGCATTTGTTGCTTATCATGGCTCCTGGAATCGGGAAGAACGTGCAGGTTATTGCGTAACTCATGTATTTTTTGAAGATGGCCATCCATGGGGTGAAAAAAAATATGTAAATTTCCTCGGAGAAAACAGAAAACTCCTCGGACGTCCTGTAGATGTTGTAGTGGCACCTAATGGATCGTTGTTCATCTCCGATGATTGGGGCAATACCATTTACCGGCTCAGCTATACCGGAGAATAA
- a CDS encoding cytochrome c: MKLFRNLLIILGIALLLMALTGQFNPSLKTLNPGPVQTFEKNCARCHGPHGSFYGSGFGSREYNDLRKIVGEMMRGPAFLKPSKADVEAMTAYHYALGSGEPFICITRYDSTNNILHGEVMFQDQLFVKQKQEDASKVKVAVDSTGRWQTELFPSLLLIAENDSAQTTINPREKQWSH; this comes from the coding sequence ATGAAGTTATTCCGGAATCTACTTATTATATTAGGTATAGCCCTTCTATTAATGGCATTAACCGGTCAGTTCAACCCTTCATTAAAAACCCTTAATCCAGGACCGGTTCAAACTTTTGAAAAGAATTGTGCAAGATGCCATGGCCCCCATGGAAGCTTTTATGGTTCAGGGTTTGGATCCAGAGAATATAATGATCTTAGGAAAATTGTCGGGGAAATGATGCGTGGACCGGCTTTTCTCAAACCTTCCAAAGCAGATGTGGAAGCTATGACGGCCTATCATTATGCGCTTGGATCCGGTGAACCCTTTATATGTATCACCCGGTACGACAGCACCAACAATATATTGCATGGAGAGGTAATGTTTCAGGATCAATTGTTTGTAAAACAAAAGCAAGAAGATGCATCCAAAGTTAAAGTTGCAGTGGATTCAACCGGAAGGTGGCAAACCGAATTATTCCCCTCTCTCCTTTTAATAGCTGAAAATGACAGTGCGCAGACTACAATTAATCCCCGGGAAAAACAATGGAGTCATTAA
- a CDS encoding phosphatase PAP2 family protein — protein MFRLFKTVVILVVLFIPSIAEAQESWIDSTDKAVLKNTGVSSAFFFATAFTMDEAFRNFALSGKNNLMDKYTHAANYMGSKKVVLPLNALVYAGGLVSGDQDLQQTSFNAFKSVMVSAGVTISMKYLTGRSRPYTNDGAYSFDPFPKDQHAFRALPSGHATLAFAFFTPFAEEYSKWLYAIPFSVGLSRIYKDQHWTSDVVLGSAIGFLTGYFFQTKNRNIEVSLDGIVIKF, from the coding sequence ATGTTTAGGTTATTTAAAACGGTCGTTATTTTAGTTGTATTGTTTATCCCCTCTATTGCTGAGGCCCAGGAATCCTGGATAGACTCCACAGATAAAGCAGTTTTAAAAAATACCGGTGTTTCATCTGCATTTTTCTTCGCAACTGCCTTTACCATGGATGAGGCATTCAGGAATTTTGCGCTTTCCGGAAAGAATAATTTAATGGATAAGTACACCCATGCTGCCAATTATATGGGTAGCAAGAAAGTTGTGCTGCCACTTAATGCACTGGTTTATGCCGGAGGCCTTGTTTCCGGGGATCAGGACTTGCAGCAAACTTCATTCAATGCTTTTAAAAGTGTAATGGTTTCGGCTGGAGTTACCATTTCTATGAAGTATCTGACCGGCCGCAGCAGGCCATATACGAATGACGGAGCGTATTCATTCGATCCGTTTCCAAAAGACCAACATGCGTTCAGGGCATTGCCTTCGGGGCATGCTACATTGGCTTTTGCCTTTTTCACGCCTTTTGCCGAAGAGTATTCAAAGTGGCTTTATGCAATACCTTTTTCCGTAGGATTAAGCCGTATCTACAAGGATCAGCACTGGACTTCCGATGTTGTGCTGGGCTCAGCCATAGGTTTTCTTACCGGTTATTTTTTTCAGACGAAAAACCGGAATATCGAGGTTTCTTTAGATGGTATTGTAATAAAGTTCTGA